From the Spiroplasma chrysopicola DF-1 genome, one window contains:
- the rpmH gene encoding 50S ribosomal protein L34: protein MRMKRTWQPSKIKHKRTHGFRARMQSATGRKLLSRRRLKGRKVLSA from the coding sequence TTGAGAATGAAAAGAACATGGCAACCAAGTAAAATCAAGCATAAAAGAACTCATGGTTTTAGAGCAAGAATGCAATCGGCAACAGGACGAAAATTATTAAGTAGAAGAAGATTAAAAGGAAGAAAAGTATTATCAGCGTAA